Below is a genomic region from Streptomyces sp. RPA4-2.
GCCGCGATCACCGCACGCGGCCTGCCCCTGCAGCGCGTCCAGCACCATCTGTCGCGGTACGGGGTGAAGGTCGGGGTGACCAGCCTGAGCTACTGGCAGCAGGGTGCGCGGCGCCCGCAGCGCCCCGAGTCGCTACGGGCCGTACGCGCCCTGGAGGAGATCCTCCAGCTCCCCGACGAGTCCCTGATCCGGCTTCTCACCAGGGCCGACGAACGCTCCGAGCCACAGCGCCCCGGGGGCCGCTCGTACCGCTCCCTGGTGGAGGCCTCCGGCGTCCTGGAGGAGCTGCTGGCCGAGCTGGAGTCGACGCTCGACGGCGGACTGCACACGATCGGCCACCACGAGCGCGTACGGATCGGCGCACACCGCGAGCTCCTGGGGCGCGAGTCGCAGCACATAGTCCGCGCCCACAGAGACGGGGTGGACCGCTATGTGGCCATCCATCATGGCGATCCGGGCTGTGCTCCTGACCGTACGGGGGTCCACGCCCTGGAGAACTGCCGTACGGGCCGGGTGCGATGGCACCGTGACACCGGGGTGCTGGTGGCCGAGCTGCTCTTCGACACACGGCTTCGCGCGGGCGACACGTTCCTCTTCCGCTACGCCTTCGAGGACGGCACGGCGGGCGCGTCCAGCGAGTACGTGCGCGGGTTCAGCTTCGCGGGCGGGCAGTACGCCCTCCAGGTGGGGTTCGACGGGGAGGCGCTGCCGGTGCGGTGCCACCGCTTCACCCAGCACTCGGCCGCGGCACCGCGCAGTGGCCGCCAGGAGCTGCCGCTGAGCGGGCACCACCGCTCGGTGCACCTCGTCGAGCCGCGGGTGCGGTCGGGCATCGTGGGGATCGGCTGGGACTGGGAGTGATCCGGTGGGACCGGTAGGGGTCCGGTCCCCGCGTCCGGGGTGATCAGGCGCCGGGACCCGCGACGATCTTCCCGCCCTTCGCCTCCACGGGCAGTTCCTTCAGCGGCGCGGTGGCCGGGGCCCGCAGCACCTTGCCCGTCGCCGCGTCGAACTCGCTTCCGTGACACGGGCAGACGAGCGTCGTTCCCTGCAGCTTGTCGATGGCGCACCCGGCGTGCGTGCAGATCGTGCTGAAGGCCTTGAGGGCGCCGTTCCCGGCGCGGCTGACCACGACGTTCCGGTCCCGGTACAGCTTGGCGCCGCCCTCGGCGATCTCGCTCTCGGCGCCCAGGTCGACGGGCGCGGTCGGCGTCGCCGGCGACCCGCCGCCACTGCCGCCGGAGCAGGCGGTGAGAGCGATCCCGGCGACGGGGGCGAGCGCCGCTCCTCGCAGGACGGTACGGCGGCCGGGCATGGCGTCTCCACTGGTCGGGGCTGGATGCGACTCGACGATACCGGTACGGCCCGCTCGCTCCCGAGCGGGGCGGGAGACGGGAACTCCTGAGGCGCTCCCGAGGACGTAAACGTTTGCGCAAGCGTTTACGCAGGCCGCCGCGTGCGATAGGTTCCCGCCCGGAAAGGGCCACGGCGGAGAAGGGCTGGGCGATGGCGACGATGGTCGACGTGGCGGCGCACGCCGGAGTGTCCGTGGCGACCGTCTCCCATGTCCTCAACGACACGCGCCCTGTGCTGCCCCACACACGTCAGGCCGTCCTCGACGCCATCGACGCGCTCGGCTACACCCCCAACGCCCTGGCGCGTTCGCTGGTCACCTCGCGCACCCGCTCCATCGGCCTCGCGGTGTCGGCGATCAGCAATCCGTACTTCACGGACATCCTCCAAGGTGTCG
It encodes:
- a CDS encoding Rieske (2Fe-2S) protein, with the translated sequence MPGRRTVLRGAALAPVAGIALTACSGGSGGGSPATPTAPVDLGAESEIAEGGAKLYRDRNVVVSRAGNGALKAFSTICTHAGCAIDKLQGTTLVCPCHGSEFDAATGKVLRAPATAPLKELPVEAKGGKIVAGPGA